The proteins below are encoded in one region of Hordeum vulgare subsp. vulgare chromosome 3H, MorexV3_pseudomolecules_assembly, whole genome shotgun sequence:
- the LOC123442907 gene encoding profilin: protein MSWQTYVDEQLLCDIDGQRLAAAAILGHDGAVWAQSEPFPEVKPEEITAVINDFDEPGSLAPTGLFLGGTKYMVIQGEPGAVIRGKKGSGGVTIKKTSLAIIIGIYEEPMTPGQCNMVVERLGDYLLEQGF, encoded by the exons ATGTCGTGGCAGACGTACGTTGACGAGCAGCTGCTCTGCGACATCGACGGCCAGCGCCTCGCGGCCGCCGCCATCCTCGGCCACGACGGCGCCGTCTGGGCGCAGTCCGAGCCCTTCCCCGAG GTCAAACCTGAAGAAATTACTGCGGTAATAAATGACTTCGACGAACCAGGCTCTTTGGCACCAACTGGATTATTCCTTGGTGGTACAAAATACATGGTTATTCAAGGTGAACCTGGAGCTGTCATTCGGGGCAAAAAG GGGTCAGGAGGGGTTACTATCAAGAAGACGAGTCTAGCCATCATCATTGGAATCTACGAGGAACCAATGACTCCTGGACAGTGCAACATGGTGGTGGAGAGGCTCGGTGATTACCTTCTTGAGCAGGGCTTCTAA